The Flavobacterium piscisymbiosum genome includes a region encoding these proteins:
- the sprA gene encoding cell surface protein SprA, whose product MRKICIFLLFLFCGNVLRAQINPAVKDTTKTQFSVGKVELQDPPSVISAYKYDPITDRYIYTNSVDGFSINYPIILTPKEYEDLVLKESRRDYFRKKSDAIDGKKAGSEAAKKDLLPRYYINSSLFESVFGSNTIDVKPTGSVEMDLGVRYTKQDNPSFSPRNRSSLTFDFDQRISMSLMGKVGTRLEVNANYDTQSTFAFQNLFKLAYTPDEDDIVQKVEVGNVSMPLNSTLIRGAQSLFGVKAQLQFGKTTVTGVFSEQKSQTKSIVAEGGGTVQNFDLYALDYDNDRHFFLSQYFRNKYDASLLKYPFIDSRVQITRIEVWVTNKQNRVSTNNNNLRNIIALQDLGEGQMTGIPDNEIVVVTPTTGFFNNPIDSPTDNRNNKYDPATIGQPGAFLNSNIREIVTAKSGFNNANTSEATDYSVLENARKLTTNEFTFNAQLGYISLQQRLANDEILAVAFEYTIGGKVYQVGEFGSDGVDGTVVTGNNNANQAIITQSLVLKMLKSNLTNVQNPVWNLMMKNVYQIPQAYQIKQDDFRLNILYTDPSPINYITPVQGSSFPTNPTADNKVDQTPLLNVFNLDRLNYNNDPQTGGDGFFDYIPGVTVDVQNGRIIFTTKEPFGELIFKKLQNSGSGESYNDPTTYNANQQKYVFRNMYKNTQSGALQDSDKNKFLLRGKYKSSGSNGIPIGAFNVPQGSVVVMAAGRRLVEGIDYSVDYQLGRVQILDPSLQASNTPIEVSLENNSIFGQQTRRFMGFNIEHKISENFVIGGTFLKMTEKPFTQKSSYGQESVNNTIFGFNGNYSTEVPFLTRLVNKLPNIDTDVPSNLSIRGEVAFLRPDAPKASDFEGEATIYVDDFEGSQSTIDMRSAYAWSLASTPFVNSINDNTFNANSNTLEYGYKRAKLSWYTIDPIFYSSKPSGISNDDLSLNTTRRVYSKELYPNTDIAQGQIQVINTLDLTYYPSDRGPYNNNPNFGTSPANSNFGGIMRALNSTNFEQGNVEYIQFWVLDPYVGNAEAPASNSGKIYFNLGEISEDVLKDGRKQYENGLGPGQIMVNPRPLWGDVPASQSLIYAFDTNAENRRNQDVGLDGLPSSREGEVYTNYAGEKDPAADDYTYYLNTEGGVLDRYKNYNGTENNSAVSIDDPNRGSTTLPDVEDINRDNTMSTINAYYEYSIDVKPGMQVGQNYITDIRDVSNIELPNGSTTTARWIQFKIPVAQPQNTIGNITDFRSVRFMRMFMTGFSSQMTVRFGALDLVRGEWRRYTGSLDANDTDPTNDGTEFDVSAVNIQENSTKCPVNYVVPPGVQREQLYNNNTIINQNEQALALRIGGAGLQYQDSRAVFKNVSVDMRQYKKLKMFLHAESLPNENTLGDDEMIGFIRFGNDFTQNFYQVEIPLKVTRTGGSCAISPDQVWLEDNNIDLALELLTRMKIKAMSIDINSTKRDVNGIYYPDNDPDMAGGDGDGKLVLGIKGNPNFGLVRNLMVGVKSRTDHKGLKGEVWFNELRLADLENKGGMAAILNIDTNMADFATVSATGKKSTIGFGSLEQGANERDREDIQQYNIVTNINLGKLLPPKWGINLPFNYAIGEEVITPEYDPFNQDIKLDQLLRETTDAAERENIRTRAVDYTKRRSINFIGVRKDRAPEQKPHVYDIENFTFSQSYNQVERHDYEVESYLDEQSNSAVNYAYTFQPKEVVPFKQTKFMKKSEYWKLLSDFNFNYLPSNITFNTNILRQSNRQQYREVEVQGIGLDPLYRRNFAFNYQYGFGYNLTKSLKINYTAASNNIVRNFLNDDNTPKEDFNIWDDYLDIGTPNQHLQQLVLNYEIPINKIPVFSFVKASYSYTADYNWQRSSTAFSEYEEQNPDGSFSSYNLGNTIQNANSNTLTTTLSMNTLYKYLGLTPGSKSAAKPKPTAPPKPGEKIVNTAKPVTSSSPFYDGMIGILTSIKNIQVNYTKNSGTVLPGYTPGVGFFGTSRPTLGFIFGSQDDVRYEAAKRGWLTDYQDFNQSFTQVTNKLLKVTANIDLLPDLKIDLAMDRAYSENTSEQYSVVNGQYMPLSPYTYGMFSISTVLIKTAFSTSSATESSAFDDFRENRLVIANRLAEERYGSGTAIPRYGDVNNPVPAETDANYKIYMANLGYPIGYTKSNQAVLLPAFLAAYSGGDASNSSTSIFKNFPIPNWSIKYNGLMRYKYFKDKFKRFSLQHNYRASYTINQFRSNFDYAEKPNGQDVNTNFFNKTIMSNVNLVEQFSPLIRVDFELKSSLRILTEIKKDRALSMSFDNNLLTEVKGMEYIVGMGYRFKDVIFSSRLADSPTGIIKSDINIKADFSLRKNETLVRYLDYDNNQLAAGQNIWALKLTADYSFSKNLTAIFYYDHSFSKAVISTSFPLTNIRSGFTLRYNFGN is encoded by the coding sequence ATGCGTAAAATTTGTATTTTTTTACTGTTTTTGTTTTGCGGTAATGTTTTGCGTGCGCAAATAAATCCAGCGGTTAAAGATACAACGAAAACTCAATTCTCTGTTGGAAAAGTAGAACTGCAAGATCCACCAAGTGTAATTTCAGCCTATAAATACGACCCTATTACAGATCGCTATATTTACACCAATTCAGTTGATGGTTTTTCTATCAATTATCCCATTATATTAACACCTAAAGAATACGAAGATTTAGTTTTGAAAGAATCCAGAAGAGATTATTTCAGAAAAAAATCAGATGCTATCGATGGTAAAAAAGCCGGCAGTGAAGCGGCAAAAAAAGATTTATTACCGCGATATTATATTAATTCCAGTCTTTTCGAAAGTGTTTTTGGTAGTAATACAATCGATGTAAAGCCAACAGGATCAGTAGAAATGGATCTTGGTGTTCGATACACCAAACAAGATAATCCTTCTTTCTCCCCAAGAAACAGATCAAGTCTTACTTTTGATTTTGATCAAAGAATAAGCATGAGTTTAATGGGTAAAGTAGGAACCAGATTAGAGGTAAATGCCAACTATGATACGCAGTCTACATTTGCTTTTCAGAACCTTTTTAAACTAGCCTATACACCAGACGAAGATGATATTGTTCAAAAAGTAGAGGTTGGTAATGTTAGTATGCCATTAAATAGTACACTGATTCGCGGCGCCCAAAGTTTGTTTGGGGTGAAGGCACAGTTGCAATTTGGTAAAACAACCGTAACAGGTGTTTTCTCAGAACAGAAGTCACAAACAAAGAGTATAGTTGCAGAAGGTGGCGGAACAGTGCAAAACTTCGATTTATATGCTTTGGATTATGATAATGACAGACACTTTTTCTTATCGCAATATTTTAGAAACAAATACGACGCTTCTTTACTTAAATATCCATTTATAGACAGCCGTGTTCAGATTACAAGAATAGAGGTTTGGGTGACCAATAAACAAAACAGAGTAAGCACCAACAACAATAACTTAAGAAATATTATAGCACTTCAGGATTTAGGTGAAGGGCAAATGACCGGTATTCCTGATAATGAAATTGTAGTAGTGACTCCTACAACGGGCTTTTTTAATAATCCTATAGATTCACCAACAGATAATAGAAATAACAAATACGATCCGGCTACAATTGGTCAGCCAGGAGCTTTTTTAAATTCGAATATTAGAGAAATTGTAACGGCAAAATCAGGATTCAATAACGCTAATACCAGCGAAGCTACAGATTATTCTGTACTTGAAAATGCCAGAAAGCTTACAACAAACGAATTTACCTTTAATGCACAATTAGGATATATCTCCTTACAACAGCGATTAGCAAATGATGAGATCCTTGCCGTAGCATTTGAGTATACTATAGGAGGCAAAGTGTATCAGGTAGGGGAATTTGGTAGTGATGGAGTTGATGGAACTGTAGTAACAGGAAACAACAACGCTAATCAGGCTATTATTACACAAAGTTTGGTTTTAAAAATGCTGAAAAGTAATTTGACAAATGTTCAAAATCCGGTTTGGAACCTGATGATGAAAAACGTGTATCAAATTCCTCAGGCTTACCAAATCAAGCAAGATGACTTTAGGTTAAACATCCTTTATACAGATCCTTCCCCTATAAATTATATAACACCGGTTCAGGGGAGTTCTTTTCCAACAAACCCAACAGCAGATAACAAAGTCGATCAAACGCCTTTATTAAATGTATTCAACTTAGATCGATTAAACTATAATAACGATCCCCAAACCGGCGGAGATGGTTTCTTCGATTATATACCAGGTGTAACGGTAGACGTACAAAACGGACGAATTATTTTTACCACCAAAGAGCCTTTTGGAGAACTTATATTTAAAAAATTGCAAAATTCAGGATCTGGCGAAAGTTATAATGACCCTACTACATACAACGCAAATCAACAGAAATACGTGTTTAGAAACATGTATAAAAACACACAGTCAGGAGCTTTACAGGATAGTGATAAAAATAAATTCCTTTTAAGAGGAAAATACAAATCATCAGGAAGCAATGGTATTCCAATTGGGGCATTCAACGTTCCTCAGGGTTCTGTTGTCGTAATGGCAGCCGGTAGAAGACTGGTAGAAGGTATCGATTACAGTGTCGATTATCAATTAGGCCGTGTTCAGATATTAGATCCGTCGCTTCAGGCTTCCAATACACCAATTGAAGTTTCGTTAGAGAACAATTCAATTTTCGGACAACAAACCCGAAGGTTTATGGGATTCAATATCGAACATAAAATTTCAGAAAATTTTGTTATTGGCGGAACCTTTTTAAAAATGACAGAAAAACCATTCACTCAAAAATCGAGTTATGGTCAGGAATCTGTAAACAATACTATTTTTGGATTTAATGGAAATTATTCAACTGAAGTTCCTTTTTTAACCCGATTAGTAAATAAACTACCAAATATTGATACTGATGTTCCTTCGAATCTTTCGATAAGAGGAGAAGTAGCTTTCTTAAGACCTGATGCGCCAAAAGCAAGTGATTTTGAAGGTGAAGCAACCATATATGTTGATGATTTCGAAGGCTCGCAATCTACCATCGATATGCGTTCTGCTTATGCATGGAGTTTGGCTTCAACGCCTTTTGTAAACTCTATAAATGATAACACCTTTAATGCAAATTCAAACACTTTAGAGTACGGTTATAAACGAGCAAAATTATCCTGGTATACCATTGATCCTATTTTTTATTCTTCAAAACCATCAGGTATCTCCAATGATGATTTGTCATTAAATACAACAAGAAGAGTTTATAGCAAAGAATTGTATCCAAATACAGATATCGCTCAGGGGCAAATTCAGGTAATCAATACACTTGATTTAACCTATTATCCATCAGATAGAGGACCTTATAATAACAATCCAAATTTTGGTACAAGTCCTGCAAATTCAAATTTTGGAGGTATTATGCGTGCTTTAAATTCAACCAATTTTGAGCAGGGAAATGTCGAATATATTCAGTTTTGGGTTTTAGATCCTTATGTTGGAAATGCAGAAGCACCAGCTAGTAATTCAGGTAAAATTTATTTTAACTTAGGTGAAATTTCTGAAGACGTATTAAAAGACGGAAGAAAACAATATGAGAATGGTTTAGGGCCAGGTCAGATAATGGTAAATCCGAGACCACTTTGGGGAGACGTTCCGGCATCACAATCATTAATTTATGCGTTTGATACCAATGCTGAAAATCGTAGAAATCAGGATGTCGGTTTAGACGGTTTACCAAGTTCAAGAGAGGGTGAGGTTTATACTAATTATGCGGGAGAAAAAGATCCTGCAGCAGATGATTACACTTATTATTTAAATACAGAAGGAGGCGTTCTGGATCGTTATAAAAATTATAATGGAACCGAAAATAACTCAGCAGTAAGTATAGATGATCCAAATAGAGGATCGACAACTTTGCCGGATGTTGAAGATATTAACCGTGATAATACAATGAGTACGATTAATGCGTATTATGAGTATAGTATTGATGTTAAACCGGGAATGCAAGTAGGACAAAATTATATTACAGATATCCGTGATGTAAGTAATATCGAATTACCAAACGGTTCAACAACTACAGCAAGATGGATTCAGTTTAAAATTCCGGTTGCTCAGCCTCAAAATACAATTGGTAATATTACAGATTTCAGATCTGTTCGATTCATGCGTATGTTTATGACTGGTTTTAGCAGCCAGATGACCGTTCGTTTTGGAGCGTTAGATTTAGTAAGAGGAGAGTGGAGAAGATATACAGGATCATTAGATGCAAATGATACAGATCCTACTAATGATGGTACTGAGTTTGATGTTTCGGCAGTTAATATTCAGGAAAACAGCACAAAATGCCCTGTAAATTATGTGGTTCCTCCGGGAGTTCAGAGAGAGCAGTTATACAACAACAATACTATCATTAATCAAAACGAACAAGCACTGGCATTGCGTATTGGTGGAGCAGGTTTGCAATATCAGGATTCAAGAGCAGTATTTAAAAATGTAAGTGTTGACATGCGTCAGTACAAAAAATTAAAAATGTTTTTACATGCTGAATCTTTACCAAATGAAAATACTTTGGGGGATGATGAAATGATTGGTTTCATTCGTTTTGGAAATGACTTTACGCAAAACTTTTATCAGGTCGAAATTCCTTTAAAAGTAACCAGAACCGGAGGGTCTTGTGCTATTAGCCCGGATCAGGTATGGCTTGAAGATAACAATATTGATTTAGCACTGGAATTATTGACCAGAATGAAAATCAAGGCTATGTCTATTGATATCAATTCGACTAAGAGAGATGTTAATGGTATTTATTATCCGGATAATGACCCTGATATGGCAGGAGGAGATGGAGATGGTAAGCTGGTACTTGGTATCAAAGGAAATCCTAACTTTGGTTTGGTTCGAAATTTAATGGTGGGTGTAAAGAGCAGAACAGATCATAAAGGCTTAAAAGGAGAAGTTTGGTTTAATGAACTTCGTTTAGCCGATTTGGAGAATAAAGGCGGTATGGCTGCTATATTGAATATAGATACCAATATGGCCGATTTTGCGACAGTTTCTGCTACCGGTAAAAAGAGTACAATTGGTTTTGGATCTTTAGAACAAGGTGCAAACGAAAGAGATCGTGAAGATATTCAGCAATATAATATTGTGACCAATATTAATTTAGGGAAACTATTACCTCCAAAATGGGGAATAAACCTGCCATTTAATTATGCTATCGGAGAAGAAGTAATTACACCTGAATACGATCCGTTTAATCAGGATATAAAGCTGGATCAGTTATTAAGAGAAACTACTGATGCCGCAGAAAGAGAAAATATCAGAACTCGTGCAGTTGATTACACAAAACGTAGAAGTATCAATTTTATTGGAGTAAGAAAAGACAGGGCGCCGGAACAAAAACCGCATGTTTATGATATTGAGAATTTTACATTCTCTCAATCATACAATCAGGTAGAAAGACATGATTACGAAGTAGAAAGTTATCTGGATGAACAATCTAACTCGGCTGTAAATTACGCGTACACTTTTCAGCCAAAAGAAGTAGTGCCTTTCAAGCAAACTAAATTCATGAAAAAAAGTGAATATTGGAAGTTGTTAAGTGATTTTAATTTTAATTACCTGCCTTCTAATATTACTTTTAATACCAATATTTTAAGACAAAGTAATCGCCAGCAGTATAGAGAAGTCGAAGTGCAGGGAATTGGTCTTGATCCTTTATACAGACGAAATTTTGCTTTTAATTATCAATATGGTTTTGGTTATAATTTGACAAAATCATTAAAAATAAATTATACGGCAGCATCAAATAATATCGTACGAAACTTTTTAAATGATGATAATACTCCAAAAGAAGATTTTAATATTTGGGACGATTATCTGGATATTGGAACTCCAAATCAGCACTTGCAACAATTAGTGTTGAATTATGAAATTCCTATTAATAAAATTCCGGTTTTTAGTTTTGTAAAAGCATCTTATTCTTATACGGCCGATTATAACTGGCAGCGTTCGTCAACAGCATTTTCTGAATATGAGGAACAAAATCCTGATGGATCATTCTCTAGTTATAACTTAGGAAATACAATTCAAAATGCGAATTCAAATACGCTTACGACAACTTTAAGTATGAATACGTTGTATAAATATTTAGGATTAACGCCAGGATCGAAATCAGCTGCAAAACCAAAACCAACAGCGCCGCCAAAACCGGGAGAGAAAATTGTAAATACAGCAAAACCTGTAACAAGCAGCAGTCCGTTTTATGATGGTATGATTGGTATTTTGACTAGTATAAAAAATATTCAGGTTAACTATACTAAAAATAGCGGAACCGTTTTACCGGGTTATACACCGGGTGTAGGTTTCTTTGGAACATCAAGACCAACTTTAGGATTTATTTTTGGAAGTCAGGATGATGTACGTTATGAAGCTGCCAAAAGAGGATGGCTGACCGATTATCAGGATTTTAATCAAAGTTTTACACAGGTAACCAATAAGCTTTTAAAAGTTACGGCGAATATCGATTTGTTACCGGATTTAAAAATTGATTTGGCTATGGATCGTGCTTATTCTGAAAATACATCTGAGCAGTACAGTGTTGTAAACGGACAATACATGCCTTTGTCACCTTATACGTACGGGATGTTCTCTATTTCGACTGTATTAATCAAAACCGCATTCTCGACAAGTAGTGCAACTGAATCTTCAGCATTTGATGATTTTAGAGAAAACCGTTTGGTTATTGCGAACCGTTTGGCAGAAGAACGTTATGGTTCCGGAACTGCGATTCCAAGATATGGAGATGTAAATAATCCTGTTCCTGCTGAAACAGATGCGAATTATAAAATATATATGGCCAATCTTGGGTATCCAATAGGGTATACAAAAAGTAATCAGGCCGTTTTATTACCGGCATTTTTAGCTGCTTATTCAGGAGGAGATGCTTCAAATAGTTCGACCAGTATTTTTAAAAATTTCCCTATTCCAAACTGGAGTATAAAATATAATGGTTTGATGCGTTATAAATATTTTAAAGATAAGTTTAAGCGTTTTTCATTGCAGCACAATTACCGTGCGTCGTATACGATAAATCAGTTTAGATCTAATTTTGATTATGCCGAAAAACCGAACGGGCAAGATGTGAATACCAATTTCTTTAATAAAACCATCATGTCAAATGTCAATTTGGTAGAGCAGTTTAGTCCGCTTATCAGAGTAGATTTTGAGTTGAAAAGTTCTTTAAGAATACTTACTGAAATCAAAAAAGACAGGGCTTTATCAATGAGTTTTGATAATAATTTATTGACGGAAGTAAAAGGGATGGAATATATAGTAGGTATGGGATATCGTTTTAAAGATGTTATTTTCTCATCAAGACTGGCTGACAGTCCAACCGGAATTATCAAAAGTGAC